The genomic DNA CGAGACCTTCGCTCCCTCTTAGATTTATGGTTACTAtgatatttactaaataatggTGGTGTCTTAGGTGACTTGTCTTTCTTAGAATCACGTTTTGTGTCCTTAGATGTGGACGCAGTTGGGGATTCAGCCTTCTTTCCTTCAGCATTTGCTTCCCGCTCTTTCTGAGCCTGTGCGTGTTTGTTAGCTTGGTAGACTCTTCGTAGCAAGTCAACTTTCTTTTCCAATTCTTCCGAGTTCACTTTAGGTCTCTTATAGAGTTGCAGTATCCTTGTACAGATGTCACGGATGTCCTCTTCTGTTACTTTAAAGAGTAAGAACCAGTGTGGATTATTTGGTAGAGGCAAACCAATTTTCCTAGCCGTCAAGTAAATGCAAGCACAAGCTATAGTTTCCGGAGGGAACCTCATAAATACATCGGTCCGCAAAGCATCATTCATGTAATTCCAAGCCATCTGCATGAGCTGGCGATTCTTCTCATACTGCAGCAGCTGTAGGTACACCACAATCAGCTTGTGCGGATGTTTAATGTGGACACAAAAGCCTAGCTCCTTAAGTATTCTCCGCTCAGCTTTTATCACTTGGTTCTTCAATTCTATGTAGTTCTGGTCAACTATTAATGGAGATATCGTCTTCTGGGCCCTCACTtgcttgatatgatggaaaacATTGATCACATCTCGTATTCTACAAGGTTTTTCTTCGACTTTTGAGGCTAAGTAAATGCTACCCATTGCCATAGTTTCCATGGGGTATCTGACGAAGGATTTCGAGTAGTAAAACCTCTGAAGGTAGATCTGACCCGTAGCCATGGCGACTTGGGGCATTTTGAGCAAGATTCCGGCTGT from Leguminivora glycinivorella isolate SPB_JAAS2020 chromosome 22, LegGlyc_1.1, whole genome shotgun sequence includes the following:
- the LOC125237792 gene encoding cyclin-L1 — protein: MSAVQTQSKTSSSTAAKPQKNYGKIILTLYNCLLPEAVFKETPSQADGLDIETETDLRILGCELIQTAGILLKMPQVAMATGQIYLQRFYYSKSFVRYPMETMAMGSIYLASKVEEKPCRIRDVINVFHHIKQVRAQKTISPLIVDQNYIELKNQVIKAERRILKELGFCVHIKHPHKLIVVYLQLLQYEKNRQLMQMAWNYMNDALRTDVFMRFPPETIACACIYLTARKIGLPLPNNPHWFLLFKVTEEDIRDICTRILQLYKRPKVNSEELEKKVDLLRRVYQANKHAQAQKEREANAEGKKAESPTASTSKDTKRDSKKDKSPKTPPLFSKYHSNHKSKRERRSRSPYDRKREYSSKRHKSRSRDREIERSRERRSDDKRSRGSGSRKYDDYERSKSSRDSRDDKRKY